A single region of the Brachypodium distachyon strain Bd21 chromosome 3, Brachypodium_distachyon_v3.0, whole genome shotgun sequence genome encodes:
- the LOC100828395 gene encoding dermokine produces MPPRGRGRSGSRTGGGRSGSGPSDSKPAGSRRIMREHRSSVKGISGSKSKANEGASRSVRRSVSSSSSSSSSLPTEAGSDSDTDISFGNFFNAELHISSDYGESDDSDGQVGVFQHNEVGKNFASTVDSLPCHGLMLLLFETPSGFALYMFYGVSCYLDSALDNLWLDFADPFLASMVVRLKGFLSFEDKSSTINADGIDNQLVALINEWHRPGMTLCVGKPEYKAIIESVLKIPCLCCQAVLEIMWHTTANAHISAFRTTIKAD; encoded by the exons ATGCCGCCAAGGGGAAGAGGTCGTTCCGGTTCGCGAACGGGAGGAGGACGTTCCGGTTCCGGCCCTTCGGACTCCAAACCGGCAGGCTCGCGCCGGATTATGCGAGAACACCGGTCTTCTGTCAAAGGCATTTCAG GATCCAAGAGTAAGGCAAATGAAGGTGCTAGTCGGAGTGTTCGTCGTagtgtttcatcatcatcatcttcttcttcttcactaCCTACAGAAGCAGGCAGTGACAGTGACACTGACATTAGTTTTGGCAATTTCTTTAACGCTGAACTTCACATTAGCTCTGACTATGGCGAGAGTGACGATAGTGATGGTCAAGTTGGAGTCTTCCAACATAATGAGGTGGGAAAAAACTTTGCCTCTACAG TTGACAGTTTGCCGTGTCATGGGTTAATGTTGCTGCTGTTTGAGACGCCCTCTGGCTTCGCACTTTACATGTTTTATGGGGTTTCCTGCTACCTAGATAGTGCTTTGGAT AATCTCTGGTTAGATTTTGCAGACCCTTTCCTGGCAAGTATG GTGGTTCGTCTGAAGGGATTTCTATCTTTTGAGGACAAATCCAGCACCATCAATGCTGATGGTATTGACAACCAGCTTGTTGCTCTGATCAACGAGTGGCACCGCCCTGGGATGACGTTGTGTGTTGGAAAGCCTGAATATAAAGCGATCATTGAATCAGTGTTG AAAATACCCTGCCTGTGCTGTCAAGCTGTGTTGGAGATAATGTGGCATACAACAGCAAATGCGCATATTAGTGCCTTTAGAACTACAATCAAAGCTGACTAA
- the LOC100838009 gene encoding 14 kDa proline-rich protein DC2.15: protein MAPKTALLLLALSLVLLFTVASACGDSCPTPATPSYYDGKCPKNALKLAACADVLGLVSAEVGHPPAEPCCSILGGLADLEAAVCLCTAIKANVLGISLDIPVKLSLLVNYCGKSLPSGFICG, encoded by the coding sequence ATGGCACCGAAGACGGCCTTGCTCCTGCTGGCCCTCAGCCTGGTCCTCCTCTTCACCGTGGCCAGCGCCTGCGGCGACAGCTGCccgacgccggcgacgccgtCCTACTACGACGGCAAGTGCCCGAAGAACGCGCTGAAGCTCGCGGCGTGCGCCGACGTGCTGGGCCTGGTGAGCGCCGAGGTGGGCCACCCGCCGGCCGAGCCGTGCTGCAGCATCCTCGGCGGGCTCGCCGACCTGGAGGCCGCCGTGTGCCTCTGCACGGCCATCAAGGCCAACGTGCTCGGCATCAGCCTCGACATCCCCGTCAAGCTCAGCCTCCTCGTCAACTACTGCGGGAAGAGCCTCCCCAGTGGCTTCATTTGCGGTTAA